One Acidobacteriaceae bacterium genomic region harbors:
- a CDS encoding amidohydrolase family protein, with protein sequence MPRSVTAVLSLLTLCFASAFGQAPAHSPAPAKVIVVHAAHMLDGNSSTLSGPVTVTITNGRISSVAPGTTGSPDAEVIELGDQTLMPGLIDAHKHMGGPPSLGMNPFQSRLTISDFEVAIGASAMARKLLLEGFTTVRNVGSSGGVDLALKRDIDRGWVPGPRIIVSLEPISVSGGHSDPRNGIDPEWTNRNWGGSIADGPEEFAKQVREHRRRGAEVIKIMPSGGVLSIGDDPKVQTMTDAEIKSAIDTAHNLGLKVAAHAHGKAAIDSAVRNGVDSIEHGTYADAESFRLMKEHGTYLVPTLLVADQVHEMALHHPEQLNPSAAQKALEVTPLMKGMLGAAYKAGVKIAFGTDTSRGNNAHEFALMVDAGLTPADALFAATRNAADLVGVTGSAGCIRVGCFADMIAVNGDPLHDITTMEHVQWVMKGGIVYKRDGQPVAQPVPAGAYIESADMDDE encoded by the coding sequence GTGCCGCGCTCTGTGACCGCTGTTCTGTCTCTACTCACGCTTTGTTTTGCCTCTGCTTTCGGCCAGGCTCCGGCGCACTCGCCGGCGCCGGCTAAGGTCATCGTGGTCCATGCAGCGCACATGCTGGACGGCAACTCCAGTACGTTGAGCGGTCCCGTCACCGTCACGATTACCAATGGCCGCATCAGCTCCGTCGCGCCGGGCACTACCGGCTCGCCCGATGCTGAGGTGATCGAACTGGGTGATCAGACGCTGATGCCCGGCCTCATCGATGCGCACAAGCACATGGGCGGCCCTCCTTCGCTCGGCATGAATCCTTTCCAGTCGCGCCTCACCATCTCGGACTTCGAGGTGGCGATTGGCGCATCGGCGATGGCGCGCAAGCTGCTGCTCGAGGGCTTCACGACTGTGCGCAACGTCGGCTCATCGGGTGGCGTCGATCTCGCTCTCAAGCGCGACATCGATCGTGGCTGGGTGCCGGGCCCGCGCATCATCGTATCGCTCGAACCCATCTCCGTCAGCGGCGGACACAGCGATCCTCGCAACGGCATCGACCCGGAATGGACCAACCGCAACTGGGGCGGCTCCATTGCGGACGGCCCCGAGGAGTTCGCCAAGCAGGTGCGCGAGCATCGCCGCCGCGGCGCGGAGGTGATCAAGATCATGCCGTCCGGCGGCGTGCTCTCCATCGGCGACGATCCGAAGGTGCAGACCATGACCGATGCCGAGATCAAGTCGGCGATCGATACCGCGCACAACCTTGGACTCAAGGTCGCGGCGCACGCGCACGGCAAAGCTGCGATCGATTCCGCCGTGCGCAATGGTGTTGACTCCATCGAGCATGGCACCTACGCGGACGCCGAGAGCTTCCGCCTGATGAAAGAGCACGGCACGTATCTCGTACCCACGCTGCTAGTCGCCGACCAGGTGCATGAGATGGCGCTGCACCATCCGGAGCAGCTCAATCCTTCCGCCGCGCAGAAGGCGCTCGAGGTTACGCCGTTGATGAAAGGCATGCTGGGCGCGGCGTACAAGGCTGGCGTGAAGATAGCGTTTGGCACCGACACTTCGCGCGGCAACAACGCACACGAGTTCGCTCTGATGGTGGATGCCGGCCTCACGCCGGCCGACGCGCTCTTTGCCGCCACTCGTAATGCAGCCGACCTGGTCGGTGTCACCGGCTCTGCCGGCTGCATTCGCGTAGGCTGCTTCGCCGACATGATCGCCGTCAACGGCGACCCTCTGCATGACATCACCACGATGGAGCACGTCCAGTGGGTCATGAAGGGAGGCATCGTGTATAAGCGCGATGGCCAGCCGGTAGCGCAGCCGGTGCCGGCAGGCGCATATATTGAGTCGGCCGACATGGACGACGAGTAG
- a CDS encoding PadR family transcriptional regulator: protein MAELLGTFEQIVLLAVLRQGEDAYGRAILREIEEAVSGSRTIAAGAVYATLDRLEAKGLVASKLRAGTPERGGRKRRFYRVTAGGSRALQEARSTLESFWNSIRWPIEVRS, encoded by the coding sequence ATGGCGGAGCTTCTCGGCACTTTCGAGCAGATCGTTCTCCTCGCCGTGCTCCGGCAGGGCGAAGACGCTTACGGCCGCGCGATCCTGCGGGAGATTGAAGAGGCGGTCTCCGGTTCGCGGACGATCGCTGCCGGTGCGGTTTACGCCACGCTCGATCGTCTCGAAGCCAAAGGCCTCGTTGCTTCGAAACTGCGCGCCGGAACCCCGGAGCGAGGTGGCCGCAAGCGGCGCTTTTATCGCGTCACAGCCGGCGGCTCGCGCGCTCTGCAAGAGGCGCGCTCCACTCTTGAATCTTTCTGGAACTCAATCCGCTGGCCCATCGAGGTTCGTTCATGA
- a CDS encoding NAD-dependent epimerase/dehydratase family protein, protein MAAHQKRALVTGGAGLIGSHITDLLIREGWRVRILDNLEPNTHKFGKPAWINPGAEFVQANVQDPAAMLAALQDIDVVFHEAAYGGYMPEMAKYVLVNSFGTAQMLELIRDHRLPIRKVVVASSQAVYSEGAALCPIHGHVNPAIRDVDQLRRGDFAVHCPICNEPTTSIPTPESTPGGGETVYALTKVDQERLVLLWGKQTGIPTVALRYSCTYGPRQSLFNPYTGVIAIFCTRLLNNQPPILYEDGNQTRDLCFVEDIARANLLAAESDALDGLPVNVGSGRATSVRELAHIIADQLNINIEPLARGEFRPGEIRSLISDITRARAIGYEPSVTIEQGIARYIDWIRTQGEIKDYFAEIEAGLRAKGIVQSVATT, encoded by the coding sequence ATGGCTGCTCATCAGAAGCGCGCCCTCGTCACCGGAGGCGCCGGCCTCATCGGTTCGCACATCACCGACCTGCTCATCCGCGAGGGCTGGCGCGTTCGCATCCTCGACAATCTGGAGCCGAACACGCACAAGTTCGGCAAGCCTGCCTGGATCAACCCCGGCGCCGAATTCGTGCAGGCCAATGTGCAGGATCCCGCTGCAATGCTTGCCGCACTGCAGGACATCGACGTTGTCTTCCACGAGGCTGCCTACGGCGGCTATATGCCGGAGATGGCGAAGTACGTCCTCGTGAATAGCTTCGGCACGGCGCAGATGCTCGAGCTCATCCGCGATCACAGGCTGCCGATCAGGAAGGTTGTGGTTGCCAGCTCGCAAGCCGTCTACTCCGAAGGCGCCGCGCTCTGTCCCATCCACGGCCACGTAAATCCGGCGATCAGAGATGTAGACCAACTCCGGCGCGGCGATTTCGCCGTCCATTGTCCGATCTGCAACGAGCCCACGACATCCATCCCCACACCGGAGTCCACGCCCGGCGGTGGCGAGACGGTTTACGCGCTCACGAAGGTTGATCAGGAGCGCCTCGTGCTTCTGTGGGGCAAGCAGACCGGCATTCCGACCGTCGCGCTGCGCTACTCCTGCACGTACGGCCCGCGGCAATCGCTGTTCAACCCGTATACGGGCGTCATTGCCATCTTCTGCACGCGCCTGCTCAACAACCAGCCACCGATCCTTTATGAAGACGGCAACCAGACGCGCGACCTCTGCTTCGTCGAGGACATTGCGCGAGCCAACCTCCTCGCTGCCGAGTCCGATGCGCTCGACGGACTTCCGGTGAACGTCGGCAGTGGCCGCGCAACGTCCGTGCGCGAACTCGCGCACATCATCGCCGACCAGCTCAACATCAACATCGAGCCGCTCGCTCGTGGCGAGTTCCGTCCCGGCGAAATTCGCTCGCTCATCTCTGACATCACGCGCGCCCGCGCGATCGGTTACGAACCGTCCGTCACGATCGAGCAGGGAATCGCGCGCTACATCGACTGGATCCGCACACAAGGTGAGATCAAGGACTACTTCGCCGAGATCGAAGCCGGCCTTCGCGCCAAAGGGATTGTGCAGAGCGTTGCCACAACCTGA
- a CDS encoding YciI family protein: MISSRLRAWMWCAALFVVALGSVMMQAQDTTAPAAASAATQARPQQFYLKLVPPRPTFATDMTPHEQDLMQQHAAYWAEQFKTGKVLILGPVMDPKGVFGIVVVECTEAEAHAMADGDPTVKAGLNHFDVMPMHVFLHK, encoded by the coding sequence ATGATCAGCTCTCGACTTCGCGCGTGGATGTGGTGCGCAGCGCTGTTTGTGGTGGCGCTGGGCTCCGTGATGATGCAGGCTCAAGACACGACGGCGCCCGCTGCGGCTTCGGCTGCGACGCAGGCGAGGCCTCAGCAGTTTTATCTGAAGCTGGTGCCCCCGCGGCCGACGTTTGCCACCGATATGACGCCGCACGAGCAGGACCTGATGCAGCAGCACGCAGCCTATTGGGCTGAACAATTCAAGACGGGCAAGGTTCTGATTCTTGGGCCGGTGATGGATCCGAAGGGCGTATTCGGCATCGTGGTCGTTGAGTGCACGGAGGCCGAGGCGCACGCGATGGCGGACGGCGACCCAACGGTGAAGGCCGGTCTGAACCACTTCGACGTAATGCCGATGCATGTTTTCCTGCACAAATAA
- a CDS encoding DUF1572 family protein, translating into MADHDIAADFLAFSSTKIQSLHSDIASCLGKLTEEQIWQRGGAHENSIGNLLLHLEGNIRQWILHGIGGQQDVRRRDDEFTLTPSIDSKTAFANFTTILDEARQIVATLPHERLAEIIDPQPNGTWRHTPILDAIYKVVSHLDYHTGQIVLLTKQMYGADLDLSMPRKR; encoded by the coding sequence ATGGCTGATCACGATATTGCCGCGGACTTCCTCGCCTTCTCCTCAACGAAGATACAGTCGCTTCACAGCGACATCGCCAGCTGTCTCGGCAAGCTGACGGAGGAACAGATCTGGCAGCGTGGCGGCGCGCATGAGAACTCCATCGGCAACCTGCTGCTGCATCTCGAAGGCAACATCCGGCAGTGGATTCTGCACGGCATCGGGGGCCAGCAAGACGTTCGCCGCCGCGACGATGAGTTCACCCTCACGCCGTCCATTGACTCGAAGACAGCCTTCGCAAACTTCACCACAATCCTCGATGAGGCGCGCCAGATTGTCGCTACGTTGCCGCATGAACGCCTCGCCGAAATTATCGATCCTCAGCCCAACGGTACCTGGCGCCACACGCCGATTCTCGACGCCATTTACAAGGTCGTCAGCCACCTCGATTACCACACCGGCCAGATCGTCCTCCTCACCAAGCAGATGTACGGTGCGGATCTTGACCTGTCCATGCCGCGCAAACGCTGA